The genomic segment GACCCTGGCCCCTGCGCCGCGATGATTGCCCGTTGCAGGATCATGTAGGCGACACCGGACAAGAGCAGCACCCCGCCGTAGATGGCGGTTGGTAGCGAAGCAAAGTTGTTCTCTCCCATCCAGCCGGTAACAAAAGGGACGAGCGACAACCAGAATAGTAAGTGCAAATTTGCCCAAAGAATCTTCCCGTTGATCCGGTCTGCAGCATGAAGCATGTGATGGTGATTGTTCCAGTAGATGCCTAGAAAGACGAAGCTCAGTATGTAGGTCAGGAACACCGGTATGAGAGGACGCAGTGCATGCCAGTCTGTGCCGCGGGGAACTCTCAGCTCCAAGACCATGATGGTGATCAAGATAGCGATCACGCCGTCACTG from the Vicinamibacteria bacterium genome contains:
- a CDS encoding TMEM175 family protein, producing the protein MSKGRLEAFSDGVIAILITIMVLELRVPRGTDWHALRPLIPVFLTYILSFVFLGIYWNNHHHMLHAADRINGKILWANLHLLFWLSLVPFVTGWMGENNFASLPTAIYGGVLLLSGVAYMILQRAIIAAQGPGSRLAAAVGADLKGKLSAGLYAVAIPSAFVHEWIADGIYVFVAFMWLVPDRRIESKLRD